One Pelodiscus sinensis isolate JC-2024 chromosome 9, ASM4963464v1, whole genome shotgun sequence genomic window, CTACTAGTGTAAGAACCACGCAAGAGACCTTGACAATGATAATTAAAACAAGCAAATCCCAGTGAAATATCAGCTTTTCATCTGTAGAGAAATGATTATAAGCATATGCAGAGTGGCCAGTGATTTAGAGGACAGTAGGGTACCAGTGGTTGCCAGGTTCCTGGGATTAGACATCCCTATATTCTATTGAAGCAGATTCCTAATACTCACATCTCCACCAATCCAGATCCTAGTATAATTCCTGTCATTTCTTTCCTTCTGTATCCACACAAGGGTTTTTGCAAGTGCTTGCTCTTTTTACTCAGattccttttctttttgcttcaCTTCCTCCCTCCTTTCTGCTACCGCTGGTTCTTCTTTCCCATTCCTACACCCACTTGAAAACTACCATGGCTGCATGGGGTGGGGTTACCAATAAACAGCTTGGGGCTGAACCACATGCTTGTGTGGCTGAGATAGCTACTGGAGGTagcaagaagaaaataaaattgaCCCTACAGCCTTAGCTCATAGCCCTCCACTAAGCTGCTCCTGCAACCAACTACATGAGGGGGACCAGAAAGGGCTGGAGAGAGTACAGATAGGCTATAAAGGAGACAAACAcaataaaggagaaaaaaaaacacaacataaAAGGTTGCCACCACTTTATCACAACTGCTAagagaatgtgtgtggggggggggggggggagaagagagaggtttGGAGGAGTGGTACAAGTCTGGTTTCATATACCTTTCTTCATCCCCATCTCATCCCTTGCAGCTAGTCAGTGATCACCTGGTTGGCAAAAAAATCTGTTATAACATACCCAGATCTTTATGCTTTGAAACATCAGGAACTAGATTATAGCATGAAAGTCAGTTCAGAGTTGGGTGCTACTGTAGTGACACATGCTAGTAAAGCACTGCTTATAGCAGGCTGGGACTATATAGTTGGCAAAGCTACTGCTGCCCttagacaaacacacaaaacaaaattaaaaaaccaCACCTTTCTGTACTTGTATCAGTATTGCTTATGGAATCCCTTGCTTCTCAAAGAGGGAAGgcacccacaaacacacacacataaggTCTCTAATATTCCcatgcagatgaaacaaaaaaGATCATGCTTCTGTTGGATGGATATGCTAATTCAAAAAAAGCTCTGGGAAAGCAGCTTCTATCAACTTAACTAAGAGGTCAAGGAAACACTTCATTTCTCTTGCACTAACAGTGCCATGTTTAATCACAAAGTGATGAGCAGGAATTTTGACAAAGCATGGCCCTTCAAGCCACAAGTGGCCAGAAGACACTGAATATTTTTATACACACAGTTTCTCTAAAAGTTACTCACACGTACAGAGGAAGCACCTAGTTGTAACACAAGCATGGCTCACATTACATGAGTTTGCAATAAAGCTGTGTTTTCTCTTTGTCCtgagggctttttaaaaaaaaaaatcttgaggtTGATGCAAGTTCTGAAGCTTAGCCCTGTTTGTATGTTATATGACCTGCTCTTAGAGCAGAAAATGTTTATGCATTGAACTGCAGAGAAATATGGCAACATAGTTCTTGATACATCAACTTGTGTTTGTGACAGTCTCTGTGTCTAGATTTTTGGAGTGCACAATACTGATACCACCTACATTAAGTAAGAGCCATTAGGCAGTAAATTATTCATTAAGCAACATGGTAAACTGAACTATATGACAAGCAGATTTGGGACTTGTCTATTCAGTATTCCAAATACTGTGCATGTAGGTTAACACAATTCTGATGAGATCAACAGTGATTTCCATCCCTTCCAGCCAGTAGTTGGAATCATATCTCCTCAGCCTACATTCTTCGAAACAAAAGGTTAAACTACTGTATTAAAAATTATTGCAATTTTTACTTAGGAAAAGACTCCCATAAAAAAATCTAAAGATAGTTTGGGCAGGACTGCAGCATCCATCCTTAGAATCTGAACCTACATTTTCTTGATTCTGAGAGTGCAGATGGATTAAGTCTTCACACACACAATTATTCAAGTATAATTTCAGGAAGGTATTGAGGCAACAATTTTATCAGTAAGAATTCCTTGAGTGGTGCTTCACTTTTGATTTCACTGCAAATGTTCCACATCTATGTCCTTGCCAGAAAGTCATAGCTTTCATACTTGGTGGATTGCTGTCAGGAAGGTAATAAGGAACGCTGCATTTCCACAGATGTAGATGGTTAACATTATTTGTTTAAACGTATGACCCTAGAGGAGAGAATATACGTGTCACAATTATTATGCTGGAAAGTACTTTACAATACATGCTTTTCTTTGCAAGGTTGCAacttgcctctgcctctgccGATGTGAGTGACTGCAGAATTTGTATCCTATCATCATCAATCACTTCAactgtaaaaatcaaaacaaatgtgTGGTTAGCCCGCTACTTGATAAAAGATAGATGATTATGTGGTAAAACATTGTATTAGCTATAAAGAAGTAATTCAATGGATGGAATGCCCTGTATAAAGGCTGATGAGCAGACATTTCTCCAGCCAGTTCAGAAACACCACTGAAAAGCCTCATGTCACATGTTTTTTCATGGCCTATACTTCACTGTTCAAAGTAGAAATAAAGATAAAAGTTGTTGGAAATATGGAAGAGCTTgccagaagcagagagaaaactcagtattttttctttttaatgatgAAAGCGGATGGTTCTCAAGCAAGGGTATGCATATCACCGTGCAACTCCTAAACACCTGCAATCTCAACacttctagatatttgcctaggttTTATAagaggctacataaaaagcactagtgaaatcAGTACAGACAAAAAGATTCATAATGACTTTACACTGTCTTTAatattatacactgaaatgtaagtataatatttttattccaattgattttataatcatatggtaaaaatgaaaagTACGCAATTTTCATTAGTGTGCTGCGATGCTTTGGTATatttaggtctgattttgtaagcaaatagtttAAGTGAAGTGAAAAAATTGAGGGGTACACAAGACAGACTCCTGAAATTAGACTGGGACACTCCTACAGTACACTGGGAGTGTCAAGATCTACCACTGCTGAAGAGGACAGTTGATACAGAAATGtaaactagccccctagattTCTCACGGACTGCTGAATTTAAGACGCTtttgcttcccccacccttccaTTTTGTGCCATTTGATAAGACTATCCTCTTGTTACTCAAGGCAGTAGTTTAGGAGTCACCCAATTCCTCTTCACCACCACCGGCCCCCTGCCCATCTATAGGCAGGATCTAACTTCTGCCGGTTCTCCAAATAGCAGCTAAATTGGGCCTCTTCTCTGAATTCTGTGTTAATAACTATCACTTTTCACATACTGTAACAACTGCTCTCCATCCTTTTTTACTACTAGGCTGGTCTATTTGCTTGCGTGTACAATCTAGATTCCTAGCGACTGTGACCATAGTGGAGATGTGAACTTGGGGTGAAGTCCTGTCCTTACTGAAACTGCAAGACTCCTATGGATTTCAATGGGCTCTGGGCCCTGGTATTTGAGCTAGAATGAGTAACTCATTAGCTGCTAAACAGAGTTTGTGCTTAAGGTCCTCTGGTAGTTACCAGTCTGTTTGTACATAGGCAGCCATAGTTAATTACTGTAATAGTTTACCATAAATTGATTGAGGGCAGCAGATACTACTGCTTACCTAAATTCAAAAGGACTTTCTTCACTCCCACCCTAAGCTGGACTTTCCTCATAACATCACAATTGCCAGTGGTGAGCTAGCAACaaaaaatgaagatttttaaaaacaacggAGTAGCCCAGTGGCACCacagagaccaacaaaaatatatagtatctcAAGGAAGACGTTCTGGAGTACATTTTAAGAGAACCACATGACCCTCTGGCATTAAGATTTAGGTTTTCATGACATAGGGGCTGAGTCAAAAAGCTACACCAGCCCTTACAGTCAGGAAATCCTAACCAGAAGTGTCCAAAACAATTCACTTATTGGGACCATTTTTCAAAAGTGGTCAAATTCGCATGTAAGTTTTCATCCACTTGTATGCATCTATTCcacatattaatttttttttaaaaatcacctaATTTAGTAGGTTTTTGCAAGCACAGTATCAGAGGCTGGTTTAAGCCTCTCAACTGAATTAACTCATTTatccaagtatcagaggggtagccgtgttagtctgaatctgcaaaagcgacgaggagtcctgtggtaccttatagactaactgaagtgtaggagcataagctttcgtgggcaaagacccacttcgtcagatgcatgcatctgacgaagtgggtctttgcccacgaaagcttatgctcctacacttcagttagtctataaggtgccacaggactcctcgtcgcttttaattTATCCAAGTGTTTGCATTTCTTCTGAGAAGTCCTATTTAGAACTAGTTGACAAGCAAGACAGTGACACTAGCTGTATTGTTTGGTTTGTACCTTTGCGAATGAGACAGTAGCTATGTATCTCCAGGAGAACATCAATACCAACATGCCAAGCTACGAATCCAATCATTGTGTAAGTGTCCCATGGATCAGGAAGGTTGAGTGCTGGTAGGTCCATTCCCAGAAACATCGTCACCACTGTTAAAACAAAGTCATAGTTTAAAGTACTGCTCTTAAGACAAAGCAATACAATCTTATGGCTTGGTGGAGGAATGGTTATATCAAGAGTTAAATATACTTCTGGAGGATTaagagtggaaaaaaaaatcagtcattaatgtttaaatttgacactttagcatctttgttgagacccattcataaagtgtcaaatttaagcatgaattactgtaattcatgcttaaatttgacactttacgactgggtctcaacaaagatgctaattaccttacccattacaaagatagcttccccagttatcacctttaatatcattagctcacagacattaaccgcccccccccccatcccgcctctgttctgaaattcgatttgtcctttttaagtgtgttcactttttttgattgtatccctttggtatgtatggtcatgccaattgtctttcacaatttgatctgaggaagtgtgtctggcccacgaaagttcatcacctaataaaccatcttgttagtctttaaagagctgcatagtcctctcttttgtttaaGATTTAAGTAGTTATCTACATTAATATCCATGTTTGTACAAGCTAGTGTTCAACCACCACTCCATTTCTGCAAAAACCAATATTGCAAGACACACAAGCAAGTTACAACTAGGCTATAAACAATGAGGTACACTAGATATGCCTAGAATGGATTAAAATTACTCACCAGCTAGTATTCTAGCTGTTGTGCCAGTACTCCAGTGAACCCAGTTAAATACATGCCTTCTACAAGATAAAAGGTAATCAGTGTTATATCAATTTAGTTATATTTTAGATATATAAATCAGTGTTATATTTAATTTAGTTATCAACACAAAATCTTTAAAAGGATGGAAAAAGGATCCTTAAATATGGTAGGTTATCATGAAAAATTAGAGAGTTTATATCTGTGTAAAACATGCTCAAAAATCTTTAGTATACAGTCAATGCAAACTGTGGGGGATGTACCTGACGACATTTTAATGAGCATAAATATCGGAGTACCTTGGTGCGTGCGGAGGGGGTCGGAAACCTGCCATCAGAGGTTGAAAGATTGCCAAAGCCATCACGGTACAGCCCAGGTATGGATGAAAGCCTGCTCGCTGAACAAAGGATTCCTTTCATTAATACTGTGACATTCATGCTGAACAAGGCAAACATCATTTAGACAAAGGAATACGTCAGAAACAACTTAACACAGTTCCAAAGGCTTGTTTTAACCAATTCCTTCAGGGGCATTCCAAGTCCTTATCCTCAGCTACTTATGTTCCCATCTCACCTTTTCATCAAAGTCTTGGCTACAAGCAGAAGCATATTTCTCTCTACtgtatgttttttaaattaatttaaaactgaATGGTATGCAAGATAGAAGGCAGcttgagaaaaacaaaatgagTGGAACATGGGGACAAGAGAGCAAAGGGacaattaagaaaagaaaaattcagaCTTAGGATTGGGATGAACTTGATGTCAAATACTATCACCACAGATAGGAAAACTGATCTAAGAAGAGTGCTTTATACACCATCATTTAAAAACTAGGCTGGATAAAGCACTGACTGGAAAATTATACCACAgagaaggtgtgtctagactacacggttttgtcgacaaaagtggatttttgtggacaaaactatacctgcatctacactaccgctgagttctgtcgacattaagtcgacagaatgtggcagttttgtcgacagcggtaaacctcattctacgaggaataacgccttttgtcaacagagttctgtcgacaaaaggtgctattgcaaccacactgtgctttttcaaaagagagcctcTAGATtctgtcgaaaaagtggcttgctttgtcgacagaactggctgtagtctagacgctctttgtcgacagaggctttgtcgacaaaagcctgtagtctagacgtacccacgaGTTCTGAATAAACTGCAGTGGGGAGCAAGGGGGGAAAGAAAGTAGCAGATAGAAACTAGAGATGGAAAAAGATCTATGGTAAAagtaagggggggggaggggtagaagtGGGCTTAAAGCAGGCAGAATAATTCTAAACAAGGGAAAACCAGAAATGGTAACTGCACTGTGATTTTTCAATTGGAAGCAGCAATAAGCAGGAAAACAAGATAAATGCCTGATTTACACTTATCAGGAGATTACTCAAGCACAGCCATGGGGTAACCGCTTTCAAGGCAATTTGGGGGCGGGCGGGGATTAATAACTACCTGTAGCATGGATggacattaaaacaaaacaaaaacacagatcTACTGAATTTACTTACTTCACTCCAGCCACCTCTATATATAAACGGAAGAACAAACGCGATGCTTGTAAGAAGCACTGTGGTCAACATCAGCATGCGATGTACCTATGAACATTTTAATAGTTTAAGAGTAGAAGAGTATTTAGGaatgttattaaaataaattgttaGAGTCTGCAATACATGGGCAGGCAAGCAGAGATTATAGTAAAGACAAAATCCATTGTAAATATGAGAATACCTAATGGAGCTCATTGAATTACGCAAATGAAAGTTATGGCACTCCAGGTTTAGTAGTAAGAGAAGATGTAGGAGCATTAAAGTTTTATTCTAACTATCTGTAATAAGCTAGCACACGGCTAACTGGTATGCATAgtttgttgtgggttttttgccTACCTGGAACCAAATCTCCTTTCCAAACAATGAATAAGGCCAAACGGGTTTGAAGAATCTGGCAACAATAACACCAATGCTAACTGTAGTCATCCATGCAACAAACATTAGTGAAGCTGAAGGAGAAAATAGCCACATGTGAAAATTGGGTTAACACAACGGGTATGAACACAATTGACAAAATAACGCAGTAGGCAGGCCTCAGAATTTAGCATTAGAAAACCATGAGAGAAGGAGGTCAAACCCTGCTGGTACTGGATTAAAAAATGCCTCCCACAAAGACGTGCATATACACATTGGTGTACTCTTGCTACATTAAATATCTATTTCTTTTTAGCAGAGACCAGTCAACAATAGGATTGATCCAGCAGTGGAGAGAGATCAGTGTTAGGTCAGCAATAGCAGCACATTCACAAACGTATAGCTTTCACTTCTAAACCATAGGGCAGTGTACTGCTGCCTTCTacgacaggggtggggaatctcaggcccagAGGCTGAATGTGGCCGCCAACttgactggatctggcccctgaggctcagcactccccccccccccaacccccagcactGAGGAGTCGGTGCTGCGCTCCAgactcctctccacccccgctGTCCTACGtcgggactggagcacacaaaatctatgagGCTGCACCCCAATAGGCTATGGTATGAGAGGGGAAATATAGGGCATGTCTtccttcttctcagtcaggggccacatcagtgaaaaaGTGTGTCTTCCTCCCCGTCCCCCCCTGCCCcggtgtggcccccaactgatttctgTAGGtaagtggcccctgacccaagaaaggtttcccacccctgctctatgagCCTATTTACTATGCAATAGCACAAGTCAAAGACAAAGGCGGTAGTGAGGAACCTATGCTTCATCTGCtgatcacagattttttttttttaaatgagcaccTAGACCAGTGGCGAGCAACCTACGGCCCACAGACAGCCCGTCAGGGTGGGGGGTGTTCTACGTATGGGCTGAGACACATTATGTTTACCGATTCCCACACGCAGGGTTGCCACATTCTTCTGCTTTCCATCTGGGTAGCTTTATTCTCCTACTGCTATTAGTAAAGTGACATGCATATCAAGCCAAGGGCACATGAAATGAGGGgtgtgctgattgcatacaacattgactgAGAGTTCACCTCACAAactctaggtatgcaagtgcagttagcaagaccatcctatcccgggagaccatcttggttacaacaatcctggagggccactcatgcagcccactcactagcttcagctagtgaattttttaaattataaatctAAATTAAATCTTAGTTTAAATATAAAGCAGGTCTTctttaacaaaatattttcattccaAAAAGTATTGGAAAAAAGGAACTTCAAAATAGAGATGCAATTCTAAATTCAGACTGCCCAgttacaaaaatacaaaaacaaaactcCTTTAAAGCCAAGGGAGCTAGTGATGTGTTTGACAAATGAGTAAATAAACTCTTCTCCAATGAATGCATAGAATCATGCAAAGCCACATTAGTCGGTCAGGCCACATTAGTGGTCCTATTTGTCCAAGCCAGCTCATATCTGGAGAAGCAGATACCTCAGTGGACTGCAGATATACCAGAGGATGGGAAAATAGCTACTTTACAAAATTTTCATCCTTCTTTCTACAGTCATCAGGCCTCTTCAGCACAGGGCAAATCTTTGAAGTTAAAACTGTTACTTGCCATGAACTTTAAGAAGAAGGGGAGAGCGGGATCCCCCTACATCCTTTGGAGAGTCTGTGACATTGTACATTCCATTGGTGATCAGAGGCTGACGATTATGTTTGTAAATTAGACCTCCTAGGCAAAAATACAGAATAGTTTACATATAATTAAAGTCACTGTGCTTGTAACCCTTCTCCTCCCATCTTTTGTTTACAATTCATGTGAGCACCATATGCTGTACAAACAGCTGTCTCCCTATATGTCCCCTCAAGATTCTGAGTGGAATCTTTTGGGTTCCACAACTCCCAACAATTGAGTTTTATTATAATCTGAGAAAATCTTAACATGCACAGACAGCCTAAAACAAAAGATTTCAAACACCTATAGATCTAATAAAGAATGATGAGGATCTTGCAGACAATGCTATTTAGTTTGATCCCTATTAAAAACAATATAGGATTCTCTCTCAAGAATCCTACTCCAAGCACCAGATGGTTATGGAACTCATTTGTGTTAAGAACAAACTAGATTTTTGTTACATTACCAGAGATGAGTCAGCACTCATTATATTAAagttgtttcatagaatcatggaatactataaccggaagggaccttgagagattgagtccagtgccctgccctcacagcaggactaagcactgttTAGATCaccccagatagatgtctatccaacctgcttttcaATGTTCTTTTTTAGTACATCTTATATAGGGAGCAGGCACTGTTTGGCATGGTTTGAGAAATATGAATGTTTAACCACATCTTCAGTCAAACTTACCCTCACTTGCCTCTCCGTCTGCCAGAAATATGTAATAATTGGCATCCAGATTAAACCTCCCTTTATAAGCAGGAAGATGaaggtttcttctgaaagagcactgaACGACACCATCAGCCACCCTCCAGGAGATATCTTCAAGGCCATTCTATGGAACAAGTCATGGA contains:
- the LOC102446988 gene encoding putative ferric-chelate reductase 1 isoform X2; translation: MELPGLTRTLWIFTFLSVPVAGYPNGKVKEACSSMRPLHGHFPQPSPVHTISVNVTVFRPGDHIKVSLSGPVFEGFFIQARNAENLDGPAIGSFILADERISQLLTCGRVKNSAVSHTSKSKKNHVEAYWVSPTDAPEHVQFLATVVEKYKLFWVKILGPVISQPNAPPWTIPTSITPDTLPTSQPVSHLTKSFNASGCGNTKFCIRNPLKCDPGAADCFFLSFKQNNHSMLIEMSGPSEGYIAFALSHDQWMGDDDAYLCINEDHRINVNTAYLSGRTPPVLDSENGLEDISWRVADGVVQCSFRRNLHLPAYKGRFNLDANYYIFLADGEASEGGLIYKHNRQPLITNGMYNVTDSPKDVGGSRSPLLLKVHASLMFVAWMTTVSIGVIVARFFKPVWPYSLFGKEIWFQVHRMLMLTTVLLTSIAFVLPFIYRGGWSERAGFHPYLGCTVMALAIFQPLMAGFRPPPHAPRRHVFNWVHWSTGTTARILAVVTMFLGMDLPALNLPDPWDTYTMIGFVAWHVGIDVLLEIHSYCLIRKVEVIDDDRIQILQSLTSAEAEGHTFKQIMLTIYICGNAAFLITFLTAIHQV
- the LOC102446988 gene encoding putative ferric-chelate reductase 1 isoform X1; amino-acid sequence: MSDTQMELPGLTRTLWIFTFLSVPVAGYPNGKVKEACSSMRPLHGHFPQPSPVHTISVNVTVFRPGDHIKVSLSGPVFEGFFIQARNAENLDGPAIGSFILADERISQLLTCGRVKNSAVSHTSKSKKNHVEAYWVSPTDAPEHVQFLATVVEKYKLFWVKILGPVISQPNAPPWTIPTSITPDTLPTSQPVSHLTKSFNASGCGNTKFCIRNPLKCDPGAADCFFLSFKQNNHSMLIEMSGPSEGYIAFALSHDQWMGDDDAYLCINEDHRINVNTAYLSGRTPPVLDSENGLEDISWRVADGVVQCSFRRNLHLPAYKGRFNLDANYYIFLADGEASEGGLIYKHNRQPLITNGMYNVTDSPKDVGGSRSPLLLKVHASLMFVAWMTTVSIGVIVARFFKPVWPYSLFGKEIWFQVHRMLMLTTVLLTSIAFVLPFIYRGGWSERAGFHPYLGCTVMALAIFQPLMAGFRPPPHAPRRHVFNWVHWSTGTTARILAVVTMFLGMDLPALNLPDPWDTYTMIGFVAWHVGIDVLLEIHSYCLIRKVEVIDDDRIQILQSLTSAEAEGHTFKQIMLTIYICGNAAFLITFLTAIHQV